Within Thermus antranikianii DSM 12462, the genomic segment GCCAGCTTCCCCTGAAGGAAGGCCTGGTGCAGGACGCCCTTATGCGCATCGCCAGGCTTTCCTTTTCCCTGGCCCCCATCCACCCCTCCCCCAGGCCCCTGGGCTACCGTACCGCCGCCCAGTACGCCCGCCATCCCCTGGGGGGCCTGGCCTACCGCCTCCCGGAAACCCAGGAGCTTTTCCGGCTGGAGGAGGACCCCCTCTTGGCCGAGCCCCTAGCCTGGGCCTTCTCCCTTCTCAAGACCTGGCCCCTACCCGTGGAGGAGGTGGCCTTAAGGGGAAGCCTCCTCGAGGGCCGGGTGCTCCTCGGCCTCATCGGGGGAAACCCGGAAAACCTCAAGCGCCCCGCCAAGGCCCTGGTGCGGGAGGGGTTCGCCGGGGTGGTCTGGGCCGAACCCTCCCCCAAGGGCCGCTTCCGGGGAAGGGTCCAGCCCCTTCACGGGGAAAGAACCCTGCTGGAGCGGTTCGGCCCCCTCACCGCCACCGTGAGCGTGGAAAGCTTCAGCCAGGTGAACCCCTTGGCCATGGGGGAACTCCTGGAGGAGGCCCTGAACCTGGTTTCCGGCGGGCAACGGGCCCTGGAGCTCTATGCGGGAAGCGGCCTTTTCTCCCTTCTCCTGGCCCCCCGTTTCCAGGAGGTGGTGGCGGTGGAGATCAGCAAGGAGGCCGTGCGCCGGGGAGAGGCGGATAGGAGGCGGCTTGGCATAGAAAACGTGCGCTTCCACCGGGGGGACGCCAAGGAGGCCAGGAACCTCGGCCGCTTTGACCTCGTGGTCCTGGACCCGCCCCGCAGCGGCCTTTCCCCGGAGGTAAGGGCCTACCTTTTGGAGTCCCGGCCCAAGGAGGTCCTCTACGTGGCCTGCGACCCCGCCACCTGGGCCAGGGACGTGGGAGAGCTGGTGAGGGGCGGCTACCAACTGGCCTTCGCCCGGCCCTACGACTTCTTCCCCTTCACCCACCACGTGGAGGTCCTCTCCCTCATGCGGCTAGGGTAGGGGGAGGCCCTGGAAGAAGGGGGCAAAACCCACGGCAACGCGCCCAGCCTCAGGGCTTTAGGAAGTGGGAAAGGGTCAAGGACCCCCTTTGGGCAG encodes:
- a CDS encoding class I SAM-dependent RNA methyltransferase; the protein is MKVLAVEKLVPGGYGLARTEEGAVLIKGALPGEVVRGKPVRRKGTLFLEEVEVLTPRPDRYPHPLPPSADLPLAYESQLPLKEGLVQDALMRIARLSFSLAPIHPSPRPLGYRTAAQYARHPLGGLAYRLPETQELFRLEEDPLLAEPLAWAFSLLKTWPLPVEEVALRGSLLEGRVLLGLIGGNPENLKRPAKALVREGFAGVVWAEPSPKGRFRGRVQPLHGERTLLERFGPLTATVSVESFSQVNPLAMGELLEEALNLVSGGQRALELYAGSGLFSLLLAPRFQEVVAVEISKEAVRRGEADRRRLGIENVRFHRGDAKEARNLGRFDLVVLDPPRSGLSPEVRAYLLESRPKEVLYVACDPATWARDVGELVRGGYQLAFARPYDFFPFTHHVEVLSLMRLG